The window TAAGCAAATTTGTATAAATTTTTGGAAATTATGGAGACGGTTTATTTGCCTGGAGGGTATGGCATCATGACGAATAAACAGAAAGCACGATCGGAACGTCGCATTGAGGAATGGGCTTCCCGTGGCTGGCTTACATCTGAAGGAGAAAAGCAGCTTCGCCATCAAATGATGGAAGAGATTCAACCGATGGTTGGCATGGCTCTTTCTTTACATGTTATCATCGGGATCATCAGCATTCTTTTGGCCGGCGTGATCGGGGCATGGGCCATTGCCGAGTTTTGGGCTCATTTCACACCGGGCATCCGCTTGGTACTGGCGGCCGTTCTTTTGGCGTTATCGCAGGTCGGAGCGGCGGTTCTGCTGCTGCAGGGACAACAGGGGGCTCTGCGGGGAGAAATCGGTTCCGTCGTCCATTACCTGTTTCTTTTTGTAGCCTTTGCAATCGTTAAGCAAACGTTTTATGTGGGTTGGGATGCACCGTCATACATAGCCCTTTGCGCTGTTTTGGGACTGCCTGCCGTGTATTTGCTTCGCGCGGCGGCAGGGGTATTGGTGTATTGTCTGTCCGTATTGGCGTGGGTTTCTCTAAGTGGCTTTGTCGATGCACCTGGCGGCGTCGGGTTTATGTGGTTTCTGTTGCTTTTGCCGCTGCCGCTTTATGGCGTTTTTATGAAGCAAGGGGATGAACTGCGTCTTTCCGTTTTCTCTTGGCTCATGACTATTACACTGTATACGTCATTCGGCATAGCGATGATAACGGAAGAATATATTCCCTTTTTGCTGTTAGCGTCGCTGGCTGTGACTATGATGCTTATTGGATATTCTATCGATATTCACAAAGCGTACGGGGTGCCGTTTCGTTGGTTCGGGCGTTTTGCCGCCGCCGGATCGTTGCTGCTTTCTTGTTTGCCCCCTGTTTGGAACGGCATTGCCGCCATTGAAGGGTTTCATTGGACAATGACGGCAATGGTGTTGGCTCTTTTTGCCGTAATGATCGGGTTGTTGGCCAAAGAGGTGAAAAAGGTTCTTTGGAGCCCGCTGTTATATGTCGTGATTCCGCTGCTTTTAGGCGGCGAGACACTATTGGTGCGCAGCGGCATTTATTCGTCGCTGCCGTTGTTGCTGTCCGCGGTATATGCGATTTTTATCGGAGGATATGAGCTTCTTCAAGGCTTGAAACCGGGCCATCTGGGGCATCTTCGCTTCGGCATCATCGTATTGGTCCTTTTAGTCTGCGCAATTTCGGCAGGCGGTGTATTTTCACCGGCCGTACTTGTTGTAACTGCGGCCGTATTATTTCTTTTGTTTATTCAAGGAAGACGGCTGATGCGGAAAAAAGGAAAGAGCGGGCGTTCGTTGAATGTGACGAAAACGGTTACGTCTGTGCGAAAAGAAAAGAAACGGGCTGCCGTACATGAGCGGGATGGAGAAACGGGCGTGTCAGCGACGCAAGAGGAAGCGCCGTCTTGGATGCAATTGGATGATGGGGCTTCGGTAAACATGACGGCTGTCGACACGGTAATACCGAGAAAAACAGAAAGTTCTCTTTTTGTAGAACCCGTATTTCATTCTCCCGAAGATATTCCCGCAGGCGGTTCAGGTGTTTTTTCGCAAAGCAGCTCACGGGATGAACGGAAAAAGGCCGAACCATCGCCGTGGAGCGCATCTTCCGCGGCAACACCGGCTGGCGGTGCAACGTCGCCTTGGACGAATAGCGGCGTTGCGCCGAAGCGGGAAAAGGTGTTCAGTCATTCACCGTGGTCGCAGGAAGGAGAGCGACGATAATGAAAGGAGTAACGGAATTCTTCAATCGCACGGTCATGCTGGGGCTCTGCCTTTTCGTCGTCATCGTGCAAATGGGAATGCTTTTTTATTTCAGTTGGCGTTATTATAATATTTCCGTTGACGGAATTCCCTATCAGTGGCGGTGCTTACCGCGCCTGGAAACGGGACCGTTCGGTACCGACTATATTCATGTCATCTTTCCTGAGGATACGACGGCATGGCTTGACGACGTGCCGCCGGCAGAAGGGCAGACGATTTATGTCACCATTTCCCGGGATGCGGCCGGCTTGATGGAGATACAAGGCGCTTCCGCGTCTAAACCGTCTCAACGTAATGCTGATTATATGGAAGCGACGGCTGTTGCCTTTGACGGCAGCACGATTCAGTTTCAAGTTCCTTTCGATCGCTATCGCATAGCTGCAGATAAGCGCGACGGCATCTATGATATTAACGCGTCCGACAGTGTTATTGCCAGCATCCGCATCAAGCGCGGCAAAGGCGTTGTCGAAGGGGTGTATGTCAACGGTGTGCCGTTGGAATCATGCAGCAGCGGAGCAGCCGTCGAAGCGACGCGGCGCGGTAAGCAGCCGGCTCAGAGTAAAGGGCAGCAGATTCGCATTGTCGAACCCGGCATGGTACCGCCGCAGGACGAATCTTAACTGGTGAGGAGGTGATAGCGTATATGAAGAGATCTTGGCAGATAGCGGTGTCGTTTGTATTAATCCTGGCTTTTCTGCTGTTGTCCGGCTTTCGGGCACAGACGATTATCCATGATGACGGCAGTGAAACGCAGGATATTTTGAAAGTTTCCGACAGCGACAGCGGGCAGAAAGCGCTGCGCGATGATGCTGATGATTTTCAAAAACGTGATTATATGATCATGGATTACAGCAACAGCAACGGAGAAGGCTTTCGCGCCATGAAAACGATTACGACGGAAAATGCGAACCGCAGCTCTATTGACAAAATCGTTCACAGAACGCACGACGGTTTGATTTGTACGATGTATTACATTGATTATCTGTATACCGATAGCAGCATGAGTCGGCTCCAACTGGGACGGCCGACGGCGGAAGACGGCAGCGATCTGGAATACAGCGTTTCTTTTCCTTCCGGTGCGCAGGTAAAGAGTAACAGTACGACTAGTGATCAGCAGAGCAGTACCTATACGTGGAAACTTAGTAATACTCAAAATGCCCGGCTTCAGTTGCAGGCAACGGTTTGGCATAAGTTAACGATTTACGGCCTTTTATTTTTCATTATATTGTTTGTTTGTATCGTATTGGTGATGGAACACCGCCGTCGGAACATGATCAGCTGGAAGCAGGCGTCGCGCATGCGGACGGTGGAGATCTTTTTGCTCTTGGTGCCGGTATTCATTTTAGGGTACATGGCGTATGATTATTATGCCGGTACGCATATTACGTCGTCGACTTTGCAGTCAGTGGCACAGCAACAGGAAGAAGAGAAACGATTGCAGCAGGAAGAAGAACGAAAAGCGAAGGAAGAAGAATCACAGCGGCAGCGCGAAAAGGAAATCACCATGTCCAAGGTACGGAGTAAGTCACTGGAACTGTCGGCGTCGTTGCGGGAGCTGAATCGGCGCTATGAAGCAGGGAAGCTCAGTCGTGCCGAAGCGCGGAACGAAGCGGCTTCGTTGGCCGATCAGGCGCGAGCTCTTTTACAGGATAATCAAGGTAAGATTTCCGAAGCAGACAGCGGGGCGCTGGAAGAATTGGTGCAGCGTATTGTGGATGAGGCGAATACGATCGCTTCAAAGGACGTCAAGAAAGTGGAGAAGAAGGTACAGCCGAAGGTGACGAATCGCAGCAAGTCCGCCGGTTCGAATGATCAGAGCGGCAGCCGTGATACCGATGACAACTCGAGCGGCAATGACACAACGCAGCCGGCAAAGGGAAAAGAAAAATAGTCTGGCGTAACGTTGGTTTCATATTAACAAATTAAAAAAAAGATGATACAATAAAAAAAGCGGGTATCAGGTAACGTAGCAGATGTCGTGTAGATATTACAGAGGAGGTATTTGGAAGCATGCATTGTGTACAAGAAATTAAAAACGGTATTTATTGGGTAGGCTGCAACGATTTCGGCACCCAAATGTTTGAACGGGTTCTGCCGATTCCGGAAGGTGTTTCCTATATTACGTATTTTATCGACGATGAGAAGACTTGTCTTCTCGATTCAATGGATAAAAGCTGCCGCGACGAGTTTTTGGAAAATGTGGAATACTTGCTGCACGGGAGAAAGTTGGACTATTTTGTCATTCAACACATGGAGCCGGATCATGCGAGTTCTGCGCTGGCGTTGATTGAAAAATATCCCGATGTCAAGATCATCGGTCAAGCCCAGACTTTTCAACTCTTTGAACAGTTCTATCGTCATCCTATGCCGGATAACTACATACCGATCAAAGACGGCGACCAATTAAAGCTGGGTAAGCATGTTCTTCAATTTATCAAGGCGCCGATGGTTCATTGGCCTGAAGTGTTCATGTCCTACGATCTGACAGATAAATTTTTGTTTACGGCCGATGCTTTCGGTATGTTCGGTACTGTCGGCAACATCTTTGCCGATCAAGTCGATTTTGATGAATATTACCTTGATCCGGCCCGCCGTTACTATGTAAATATTGTCGGAAAATATGGCGTTCAGGTCATGAATGTGCTGAAAAAAGCTGCGGCTTTGCAAATTGATTGCCTTTGCCCTATTCACGGACTCGTTTTCCGCACTCCTGAAACGATTAAGTATATTATTGATAAATACCTTCATTGGGCTCAGTATCAGCCGGAGAAAAAAGGCGTTCTCATTGCTTTTGCGTCAATTTACGGAAATACGGCCCGTGCCGTGAATGTCTTGGCGCAGAAATTGAGCGAACGGGGCGTGCGGAACATTCATCTCTATGACGTATCCAAAACCCATCCGTCTTTTATTTCGGCCAAGGCGTGGGAATACAGTCATCTGGTGCTGGCTGCGCCGACATATAATTTGAACCTGTACCTGCCTATGGAAAATTTGCTGCATGATATGAGCACGCTTCTCTTCCAGAATCGAAAAATCGCAGTATTGGGTTGTCATAGCTGGCGTTCTGTGGCGCATAAGGAAATGATGAACTATGTCGAAAACGTTTTCAAGAATTGTGAACTTTTCCCGACAACGATTGATATGAGGTCGTCGCTCCAGGACAATGAAGAATGTGTTATTGAGTCTATGGCTGATGAAATTTCCGAAGATTACAAAGCATATCCCGACCCGGATACCTTGGTATAATATAGAAAGACTGCCCTTTAGGGCAGTCTTTCTATATTACGGACAGCCTTTTCGATTGTTGCCGGCAATGTTATAATAAGGAAACGGAATGTTGAGGAGGCGATATGATGATCATCCGTGATAATACGGCCAAGAGCGGCGATGCTCATAAGGAAAGTGAAGTCAGGAATACAGGAGAAGAATTGAATCTGGACTTAGGACGCCCCATGACGGAAGAGGAAGAAAAAATTTTTGCCAAGTTGAAAGAAGGCCTCGGACTGTAGCGGTAGGAAACAGGAGAGACGTTGCAGTTATCGTGAACGGCGTTGTTTCGAAACACGTCCTTTGAAGGTAAAACGACTTATGAAGAAGAAATGCCCTGCAGCTTGCTGCAGGGTGTTTTTTGGGTGCTAAGGGCGAACAAATGTTTGAAAGAGGCGCGACGCTGTGCTATGATAGAAAAAAAAGAGAGGTAGAATCATGGACTGGGATACGATGCAGAAGAAGTTGGCGTTGCTCAGCGATGCCGCAAAATATGATGCCTCCTGTTCGTCCAGTGGCAGTTCCCGAAAAAATACGACAGGCGGCATCGGGAATGGGGCCATATCCGGAATTTGTCATTCGTGGTCGGCAGATGGCAGGTGCATTTCCTTATTAAAGGTATTAATGACCAATCATTGTATATATGATTGCGTTTATTGTGTGAATCGTTGCAGTCGCGATACGGAACGGACCGCTTTTTCGCCGGCCGAAATTGCGATGTTGACGATTCAGTTTTATCGCCGTAATTATATTGAAGGGCTGTTTCTCAGCTCCGGCGTCTGGCGTTCGCCCGATTATACAACGGAATTGCTGATTGAAACGGCGCGTATCTTACGAGATGAATATAGTTTTAACGGCTATGTTCACATGAAGGGAATTCCCGGTACGGCGCCGGAATTGATCAGCAGGCTCGGCTCGTACGTTGATCGCCTGAGCATTAATATCGAATTGCCTTCTGCCGCCGGATTGAAGCTTCTTGCCCCGCAAAAGACAAAAGAGACGATCTTAGTGCCGATGCGGGAAGTGAAGCGGCGATCGGCGGAACGGGCTGAGGAACGAAAGCATAGTAAAAAGGTTCCGGCATTTGTGCCGGCGGGACAGACGACGCAGCTTATCGTCGGCGCGACGGCGGACAGTGATCGCACGATTCTGCAGTTGTCTGAAGCCCTATATAGGCGGATGTCGTTGAAGCGGGTCTACTATTCCGCTTATGTGCCGGCTGTAA of the Megasphaera vaginalis (ex Bordigoni et al. 2020) genome contains:
- a CDS encoding DUF2157 domain-containing protein, with translation MTNKQKARSERRIEEWASRGWLTSEGEKQLRHQMMEEIQPMVGMALSLHVIIGIISILLAGVIGAWAIAEFWAHFTPGIRLVLAAVLLALSQVGAAVLLLQGQQGALRGEIGSVVHYLFLFVAFAIVKQTFYVGWDAPSYIALCAVLGLPAVYLLRAAAGVLVYCLSVLAWVSLSGFVDAPGGVGFMWFLLLLPLPLYGVFMKQGDELRLSVFSWLMTITLYTSFGIAMITEEYIPFLLLASLAVTMMLIGYSIDIHKAYGVPFRWFGRFAAAGSLLLSCLPPVWNGIAAIEGFHWTMTAMVLALFAVMIGLLAKEVKKVLWSPLLYVVIPLLLGGETLLVRSGIYSSLPLLLSAVYAIFIGGYELLQGLKPGHLGHLRFGIIVLVLLVCAISAGGVFSPAVLVVTAAVLFLLFIQGRRLMRKKGKSGRSLNVTKTVTSVRKEKKRAAVHERDGETGVSATQEEAPSWMQLDDGASVNMTAVDTVIPRKTESSLFVEPVFHSPEDIPAGGSGVFSQSSSRDERKKAEPSPWSASSAATPAGGATSPWTNSGVAPKREKVFSHSPWSQEGERR
- a CDS encoding FprA family A-type flavoprotein, which translates into the protein MHCVQEIKNGIYWVGCNDFGTQMFERVLPIPEGVSYITYFIDDEKTCLLDSMDKSCRDEFLENVEYLLHGRKLDYFVIQHMEPDHASSALALIEKYPDVKIIGQAQTFQLFEQFYRHPMPDNYIPIKDGDQLKLGKHVLQFIKAPMVHWPEVFMSYDLTDKFLFTADAFGMFGTVGNIFADQVDFDEYYLDPARRYYVNIVGKYGVQVMNVLKKAAALQIDCLCPIHGLVFRTPETIKYIIDKYLHWAQYQPEKKGVLIAFASIYGNTARAVNVLAQKLSERGVRNIHLYDVSKTHPSFISAKAWEYSHLVLAAPTYNLNLYLPMENLLHDMSTLLFQNRKIAVLGCHSWRSVAHKEMMNYVENVFKNCELFPTTIDMRSSLQDNEECVIESMADEISEDYKAYPDPDTLV
- a CDS encoding putative DNA modification/repair radical SAM protein, which gives rise to MDWDTMQKKLALLSDAAKYDASCSSSGSSRKNTTGGIGNGAISGICHSWSADGRCISLLKVLMTNHCIYDCVYCVNRCSRDTERTAFSPAEIAMLTIQFYRRNYIEGLFLSSGVWRSPDYTTELLIETARILRDEYSFNGYVHMKGIPGTAPELISRLGSYVDRLSINIELPSAAGLKLLAPQKTKETILVPMREVKRRSAERAEERKHSKKVPAFVPAGQTTQLIVGATADSDRTILQLSEALYRRMSLKRVYYSAYVPAVTDPRLPAPSRPPLLREHRLYQADWLLRFYQFRADEILSEALPDFDTRLDPKTCWALRHPECFPVEINKASYHMLLRVPGIGVLSARRICAARRSAWLSYDSLRRFGIIFKRAKYFITCRGKYYGGVYRLETVRQRLLLQEASQAYEAVSLFDETGGAS